A genomic segment from Flavobacterium sp. 9R encodes:
- a CDS encoding mechanosensitive ion channel family protein, which yields MEVNPNQLTNYASLLWNAVLDYSPKIISAFVILIVGIYAIRLITRLIKKIMIKRELDPTLTKFLADILIWALRILLFIAFISKLGVETSSFVAILGAMGLAVGLSLQGSLSNFAGGMLIILFKPFKVGDTIEAQGQIATVLEIQIFVTKLVTANNQTIFIPNGILSNGTIINYSTQGQRRADLTIAISYETDIKKAKEIIAEVMRSNPKVLSNPAPEVGVKNLTDNAIQLAVRPWAKNEDFGAVFSETLENCKLAFDAAGITIQPYVRESSTQN from the coding sequence ATGGAAGTAAACCCAAACCAATTAACCAATTACGCATCGCTACTTTGGAATGCAGTTCTTGATTATTCTCCAAAAATCATATCGGCATTTGTAATTCTAATTGTCGGTATTTACGCTATCCGATTAATCACTCGGTTGATCAAAAAAATAATGATCAAAAGAGAATTAGATCCTACACTCACAAAATTTTTAGCCGATATTCTGATTTGGGCATTGCGAATCCTTTTGTTTATTGCTTTTATATCGAAGCTTGGCGTAGAAACCTCTTCTTTTGTTGCCATCTTAGGAGCTATGGGATTGGCCGTTGGTTTATCACTTCAAGGCTCTCTTTCTAATTTTGCAGGAGGAATGCTGATTATTCTTTTTAAACCCTTCAAAGTTGGAGATACTATCGAAGCTCAAGGTCAAATTGCCACGGTCTTAGAAATACAAATTTTTGTAACCAAACTGGTTACTGCAAACAATCAAACCATTTTTATTCCCAATGGAATTTTATCCAACGGAACTATTATCAATTATTCGACACAAGGGCAACGCAGAGCCGACTTGACCATCGCTATTTCGTATGAAACGGATATCAAAAAAGCTAAGGAGATTATTGCAGAAGTTATGCGAAGTAATCCAAAAGTATTGTCTAACCCAGCACCAGAAGTGGGCGTGAAAAACTTAACCGATAATGCCATTCAGCTAGCGGTGCGTCCGTGGGCTAAAAATGAGGATTTTGGCGCAGTATTCTCGGAAACATTAGAAAATTGCAAATTGGCTTTTGATGCTGCTGGTATTACAATCCAACCTTATGTTAGAGAATCTTCAACTCAAAACTAA
- the tsaB gene encoding tRNA (adenosine(37)-N6)-threonylcarbamoyltransferase complex dimerization subunit type 1 TsaB, with protein sequence MAYLLNIETATKNCSVSLAKDGSTLLCKEIAEEGYSHAERLHIFIEEIIKEAGITFQDLNAIAVSQGPGSYTGLRIGVSAAKGLCYALDIPLIAIDTLQTLARQVKQTDGCIVPMIDARRMEVYSAIFDANYEQKRAIQAEVITENSFADSKETIYFIGDCNEKCKTVLTAPNFVFLEGIQYPSAKEMSALSFEKYQISDTVDVAYFEPFYLKDFMITTKK encoded by the coding sequence TTGGCATATCTATTAAATATTGAAACAGCTACTAAGAATTGTTCCGTGTCTTTGGCTAAAGATGGAAGTACACTTTTATGCAAAGAAATAGCAGAAGAAGGCTATTCTCATGCAGAACGTTTGCATATTTTTATAGAAGAAATTATCAAAGAGGCAGGAATTACGTTTCAAGACCTTAATGCTATTGCTGTGAGTCAAGGTCCTGGGTCCTATACGGGATTACGAATTGGTGTTTCGGCGGCCAAGGGCTTGTGTTATGCTTTGGATATACCGTTGATTGCGATTGATACGTTGCAAACTTTAGCGCGACAAGTAAAACAAACCGATGGTTGTATAGTTCCAATGATTGATGCCAGAAGAATGGAAGTATACAGTGCTATTTTTGATGCCAATTATGAGCAGAAGAGAGCCATTCAAGCCGAAGTGATTACCGAAAATTCGTTTGCCGATAGCAAAGAGACCATCTATTTTATTGGGGATTGCAACGAAAAATGTAAAACGGTACTTACGGCTCCCAATTTTGTTTTTTTAGAAGGGATTCAATATCCTTCTGCCAAAGAAATGAGTGCTTTGAGTTTTGAGAAATATCAAATAAGCGACACCGTAGATGTCGCTTATTTTGAACCTTTTTACTTGAAAGATTTTATGATTACTACCAAAAAGTAG
- a CDS encoding TolC family protein, translated as MKKNNYLSLVFFLFASIVGTAQTKTWTLEECVKYAIENNISIKNTALDIKTAEINKKGAVGNFIPSLNANTSHSWNIGLNQDITTGLLRNQTTQFTSVGGTLGVDIYKGLQNQNTLRRANLAIVASKYQLLKMQEDIALNVANAFLQILFNKENLKVQNEQLAISEKQLARSEELVKAGSIPRGDVLDIKANVATNKQNVITAENALLISKLSLAQLLQLKDFYDFDVVDNESIKDENNILAQPATAIYDKAKESRTELKIAKTNLEVAQKDLDIAKGAFQPTLQGFYNYNTRIAYADRIGLDQNGNPVSQAALPFWDQFKDNKGQAFGAQLSIPIFNGWSVKNNVERNKVNLEKSKIALEQQELDLQRNVYTAFTDAKGALKTHESAIVSLESRQEAFNYAKERYAVGMMNSFDFNQAQTLLTNAQSEVIRTKYDYIFKIKILEFYFGIPILKN; from the coding sequence ATGAAAAAAAATAATTATTTAAGTTTAGTGTTCTTTTTGTTCGCTTCCATTGTTGGAACGGCACAAACTAAAACCTGGACTTTAGAAGAGTGTGTAAAATATGCGATAGAAAATAATATTTCTATCAAAAACACCGCGCTAGATATCAAAACTGCTGAGATTAATAAAAAAGGGGCAGTGGGAAATTTTATTCCTTCGCTAAATGCTAATACTTCACACTCATGGAATATTGGTTTAAACCAAGATATTACAACCGGTTTACTGCGAAATCAAACCACTCAGTTTACTTCTGTAGGAGGAACATTAGGAGTTGATATTTATAAAGGCTTGCAAAATCAAAATACGTTACGTAGAGCGAATTTGGCTATTGTTGCCTCAAAATACCAATTGCTTAAAATGCAAGAAGATATTGCTTTAAATGTTGCGAATGCTTTTTTACAAATTTTGTTTAACAAAGAAAATTTAAAGGTACAAAATGAGCAATTGGCGATTAGTGAAAAGCAATTGGCACGTTCAGAAGAGTTGGTCAAAGCTGGATCAATACCAAGAGGAGATGTTTTGGATATTAAAGCAAACGTTGCAACCAACAAGCAAAATGTGATCACTGCCGAAAATGCGTTGTTGATTTCAAAATTGAGTTTAGCGCAGTTGTTACAGTTAAAAGATTTTTATGATTTTGATGTAGTAGATAATGAAAGTATTAAAGATGAGAATAATATATTGGCTCAACCTGCTACAGCCATTTATGATAAAGCAAAAGAATCTAGAACTGAGTTAAAAATTGCTAAAACGAATTTAGAAGTAGCTCAAAAAGACTTGGATATCGCCAAAGGAGCTTTTCAACCTACATTGCAAGGATTTTACAATTACAATACAAGGATTGCTTATGCTGATAGAATTGGGCTAGATCAAAATGGAAATCCAGTTTCCCAAGCTGCTTTACCTTTTTGGGATCAGTTTAAAGACAATAAGGGACAGGCTTTTGGCGCACAATTGTCTATACCAATTTTTAATGGATGGTCTGTGAAAAATAATGTTGAGCGTAACAAAGTTAATTTAGAGAAATCTAAAATTGCTTTAGAACAACAAGAATTAGATTTGCAAAGAAACGTGTATACCGCTTTTACAGATGCTAAAGGGGCTTTAAAAACACACGAGTCTGCTATTGTTTCCTTGGAGTCTAGACAAGAAGCGTTCAATTACGCGAAAGAACGTTATGCGGTGGGGATGATGAATTCTTTCGATTTCAATCAAGCACAAACGTTGTTGACCAATGCTCAATCTGAAGTAATCCGAACCAAATACGACTATATCTTTAAAATTAAAATACTTGAATTCTATTTTGGAATTCCAATCTTAAAAAACTAA
- a CDS encoding NifU family protein — translation MTKITIKETQNPTILKFEFPDFITQNENYEFKNIDETKNSPLAQQLFYLPFVKTVYISGNFIAIERFSIVEWDDVKDAVAEQIEKFVNDGGTILTVDENKSKKQPITVYGETTPNPAALKFVVSRMLTKTPVEYKNIDQTSSSPLAQELFKFPYVKEVFIDENYVSVTKYEINDWQEITLELRTFIKQFIENGGTVIDESLLDIALKDEKVKDANFDSLDETSQKIINILEEYVKPAVAADGGNIVFDSYDDQTDTVKVMMQGACNGCPSSTFTLKSGIENMLKSMLNNDNIKVEAV, via the coding sequence ATGACAAAAATAACTATAAAGGAAACCCAAAATCCAACAATATTGAAATTCGAATTTCCAGATTTCATTACACAAAATGAAAACTATGAATTCAAGAACATTGATGAGACCAAAAACTCTCCTTTGGCACAACAATTATTCTATTTGCCATTTGTAAAAACAGTGTATATTTCTGGAAATTTTATTGCTATAGAACGCTTTAGCATTGTAGAATGGGACGATGTAAAAGATGCCGTAGCAGAACAAATTGAAAAATTTGTAAATGATGGAGGAACAATCCTAACCGTTGACGAAAATAAAAGTAAAAAACAACCTATCACGGTATACGGGGAAACGACTCCAAACCCTGCAGCATTAAAATTTGTAGTAAGTAGAATGCTTACCAAAACTCCTGTAGAATACAAAAACATTGACCAAACCTCCTCTTCCCCTTTGGCACAAGAATTATTCAAATTCCCATATGTTAAAGAGGTTTTTATTGACGAGAACTATGTTTCGGTGACCAAATACGAAATCAACGACTGGCAAGAAATCACATTAGAGCTCAGAACGTTTATCAAGCAATTCATCGAAAATGGAGGAACGGTTATCGACGAATCGCTTTTGGATATTGCATTAAAAGACGAAAAGGTAAAAGATGCAAACTTTGACAGCCTTGACGAAACTTCTCAAAAGATCATCAACATTTTAGAAGAATATGTAAAACCTGCTGTAGCAGCCGATGGCGGTAATATTGTTTTTGATTCTTATGACGACCAAACTGATACTGTAAAAGTAATGATGCAAGGAGCTTGCAATGGATGTCCTTCTTCAACTTTCACTTTAAAAAGTGGGATTGAAAATATGCTAAAAAGCATGTTGAATAATGACAATATAAAAGTAGAAGCAGTATAA
- a CDS encoding type IX secretion system membrane protein PorP/SprF, which translates to MYTKIKFLSLVLFVIGFANAQEGIPVYSDYLSDNYYLIHPSMAGAANCAKVRLTARKQWFGQEDAPQLQTLSFNGRVSDRAGAGIIVFNDKNGYHSQKGLKVSYAYHLLFSRDEIDLNQLSFGLSAGVIQSQLDETEFLNSGDFDPNINGTIVQSDSYLNFDFGASYNYLNFYAHGTIKNVVETRREIYSVYESDNLRKYLLSAGYVFGSKERVLWEPSVLFQLTEKTQEKTIDINLKAYKNLDFGSLWGGLSYRRTLDGAEYVKNNSVATQKLQFFSPIVGLNYNNFMIAYTYSQVAGAVRFDNGGYHQITLGLNLFCKREKYECNCPAIN; encoded by the coding sequence ATGTATACAAAAATTAAGTTTTTAAGTCTTGTTCTTTTTGTAATAGGCTTTGCCAATGCACAAGAAGGTATTCCTGTTTATTCTGATTATTTATCTGATAATTATTACTTGATACACCCTTCTATGGCTGGTGCTGCTAATTGTGCTAAGGTGCGTTTAACAGCGCGTAAGCAATGGTTTGGACAAGAAGATGCACCACAATTGCAAACTTTAAGTTTTAATGGTCGTGTATCGGATAGAGCAGGGGCTGGAATTATTGTTTTTAATGATAAAAATGGCTACCACTCTCAAAAAGGATTAAAGGTTTCTTATGCTTATCATTTGTTGTTTTCTCGCGATGAAATAGATTTGAATCAATTGTCTTTCGGATTGAGTGCAGGAGTAATTCAAAGTCAGTTGGATGAAACCGAGTTTTTGAATTCTGGAGATTTTGACCCAAATATTAATGGAACAATTGTACAAAGTGATTCCTATCTGAATTTTGATTTTGGTGCTTCGTACAATTATTTGAATTTCTACGCTCATGGAACAATTAAAAATGTAGTTGAGACTAGACGAGAAATTTACAGCGTCTATGAAAGTGATAATTTGAGAAAATACTTGTTGAGTGCAGGTTATGTTTTTGGTAGCAAAGAGCGAGTTTTATGGGAACCATCGGTTTTATTTCAATTGACTGAAAAAACTCAAGAAAAAACAATCGATATTAACTTGAAAGCTTACAAGAATTTAGATTTTGGAAGCTTATGGGGAGGATTGTCTTATCGTAGAACTTTGGATGGCGCTGAATATGTTAAGAATAATAGTGTTGCTACACAAAAACTACAATTTTTCAGCCCTATAGTTGGTTTAAATTATAACAACTTTATGATAGCTTATACTTATTCGCAAGTAGCAGGTGCCGTTCGTTTTGACAATGGTGGTTATCATCAAATTACGCTAGGGTTGAACCTATTTTGCAAACGAGAAAAATACGAGTGTAATTGTCCTGCAATTAATTAA
- a CDS encoding ABC transporter permease, with the protein MFDRDKWNEILEALTANTFRTILTAFGVFWGIFILVILLAAGNGLENGVKKGFDGIATNTMFMWSQTASKPYKGLPANRKFNFKNADVAALKENFPDLLYVSPRNQLGGFEGANNVVRGTKTAAYTIYGDYPELIKQEPMDIPKGRFLNQQDITLKRKVAVIGQGVIKELYGPTEEVIGTYIKINGVNFMIVGVYKSKSNNRGGGEEEQKKIFIPFTTFQQAFNFGDTVGWMALTANDGASITDLKPKIIEFMKGRHSINPADDRAIGNFDLYAEFSKVQGLFSILRFIAYFVGTLVLLSGVIGISNIMLIVVKERTKEIGIRRALGATPGAIRTQILTEAIFLTIVAGMFGIAMATGVLGVLNMILDSMPSDDMMFANPSVDLAVVFFALIILVGSGLLAGFIPAQTAIRVKPVDALRTE; encoded by the coding sequence ATGTTTGATAGAGATAAATGGAATGAGATTTTAGAAGCATTGACGGCCAATACTTTTCGGACGATACTTACGGCTTTTGGTGTTTTTTGGGGTATTTTCATTTTGGTCATACTGCTAGCTGCAGGTAATGGATTAGAGAATGGAGTAAAAAAAGGATTTGATGGTATTGCGACTAATACTATGTTCATGTGGTCTCAAACAGCTTCAAAGCCTTATAAAGGTTTGCCGGCTAACCGAAAGTTTAATTTTAAAAATGCTGATGTTGCTGCGCTTAAAGAGAATTTTCCTGATTTATTATATGTGTCACCACGAAATCAATTAGGTGGTTTCGAGGGAGCCAATAATGTGGTGCGTGGAACCAAAACAGCAGCTTATACCATTTATGGAGATTATCCAGAGTTGATCAAACAAGAGCCAATGGATATTCCAAAAGGCCGATTTTTGAACCAACAAGATATTACCTTAAAACGTAAGGTTGCAGTTATAGGGCAAGGGGTTATCAAAGAATTGTATGGTCCAACTGAAGAAGTAATCGGAACCTATATCAAAATCAATGGAGTAAATTTCATGATTGTTGGAGTGTACAAATCAAAATCAAATAATAGAGGCGGAGGAGAGGAAGAACAGAAAAAAATCTTCATTCCTTTTACGACCTTCCAGCAAGCATTCAATTTTGGGGATACTGTAGGTTGGATGGCATTAACGGCCAATGATGGAGCTTCAATTACGGATTTAAAACCCAAAATTATTGAGTTTATGAAAGGCCGACATTCCATAAACCCTGCCGATGATCGTGCTATTGGGAATTTTGATTTGTATGCCGAGTTTAGTAAGGTACAAGGATTATTCTCTATATTAAGATTCATTGCTTATTTTGTGGGAACCTTAGTATTGCTCTCAGGAGTTATCGGTATTTCAAACATCATGTTGATTGTGGTAAAAGAACGAACTAAGGAAATAGGGATTCGTCGGGCTTTGGGAGCTACGCCGGGAGCCATTAGAACACAAATTTTAACCGAAGCTATTTTCTTGACTATCGTTGCAGGAATGTTTGGGATAGCCATGGCGACAGGAGTTTTGGGAGTCTTGAATATGATTCTAGATTCGATGCCAAGCGATGACATGATGTTTGCTAATCCAAGTGTGGATTTGGCAGTAGTGTTTTTTGCTTTAATCATATTAGTCGGCTCAGGATTATTAGCTGGATTTATTCCAGCACAAACCGCGATTAGAGTCAAACCAGTAGATGCTTTAAGAACAGAATAA
- a CDS encoding efflux RND transporter periplasmic adaptor subunit, which translates to MKKGVTITILIVIALVFFGALYYLYAKNQEPPVVFQTDKTETKTIVKTTIATGNIVPDEEVLIKPNISGIIEEVYIKAGETIKAGDLIAKIKVVANVSTLNNTQNQVQTAKIDLDNQEKLFQRQKTLFDKGVISANDFDAAQVAYKQAKQNYAAARKSNDIVKTGTTSGMGNYANTLIRSTVNGMVLDVPVKVGNQVIESNNFNEGTTIASVADVGRMIFVGKIDESEVGKIKENLPIEITVGAIENKKFDAVLNYIAPKGKTENGAIQFEIKAKMTNRDNTFIRAGLSANASIILEKADKVLAIKEALVQFDKKTQKPYVEVQTGPQKFVRKDLVLGVSDGIYVEIKGGIKASDKIKIWNQGLLTEEPKP; encoded by the coding sequence ATGAAAAAAGGAGTAACCATAACTATTTTAATTGTAATTGCACTAGTGTTTTTTGGTGCTTTGTATTACTTGTATGCCAAGAATCAAGAACCACCGGTAGTTTTTCAAACCGATAAAACAGAAACTAAAACTATTGTAAAAACAACCATTGCAACTGGTAATATTGTTCCAGATGAAGAGGTTTTGATTAAACCCAATATTTCAGGAATCATTGAGGAAGTGTACATTAAGGCTGGAGAAACAATTAAAGCCGGAGATTTGATTGCTAAAATAAAAGTAGTAGCGAATGTTTCTACTTTGAATAACACTCAAAATCAAGTGCAAACTGCCAAAATTGATTTAGATAATCAAGAAAAATTATTCCAAAGACAAAAAACATTGTTCGACAAAGGCGTGATTTCTGCCAATGATTTTGATGCGGCTCAAGTGGCGTACAAGCAAGCAAAGCAAAACTATGCAGCGGCTAGAAAAAGCAACGATATCGTAAAAACAGGAACTACTTCTGGAATGGGCAATTATGCGAATACCTTGATTCGTTCTACTGTAAACGGAATGGTGCTTGATGTTCCTGTGAAAGTTGGAAATCAAGTTATAGAAAGTAACAATTTCAATGAAGGAACGACTATTGCAAGTGTAGCCGATGTAGGAAGAATGATTTTTGTTGGAAAAATCGACGAATCTGAAGTGGGTAAAATCAAAGAAAATTTGCCTATTGAGATTACGGTTGGTGCTATCGAAAACAAGAAATTCGATGCGGTTTTGAATTACATTGCTCCAAAAGGGAAAACCGAAAATGGTGCGATTCAATTTGAAATCAAAGCTAAAATGACTAACCGCGATAATACGTTTATTAGGGCCGGTTTAAGTGCCAATGCTTCTATTATTTTAGAAAAAGCTGATAAAGTTTTGGCAATCAAAGAAGCTTTGGTACAATTTGATAAAAAAACACAAAAACCTTATGTTGAAGTACAAACTGGACCGCAAAAATTTGTTCGTAAAGATTTGGTTTTGGGTGTAAGCGATGGAATTTATGTTGAGATAAAGGGTGGAATTAAAGCTTCTGATAAAATAAAAATTTGGAATCAAGGATTGTTAACCGAAGAGCCTAAGCCTTAA
- a CDS encoding efflux RND transporter periplasmic adaptor subunit, with amino-acid sequence MSKKTIYILLAVAVVLIGTLIGLSKSGVIGNKDKGTEIEIANVAASTIVETVSATGKIQPEIEVKISSEVSGEIIALNVKEGQVVKKGDLLVKINPDLYTSGYNRTVSNLSGSKAVLNQSEASFKEAKANYDRNKSLYDKGIISRADWDKAIASFEVAKANKQNAFYNVQSASATVLEAKDNLGRTTIYAPADGTISVLNVELGERVLGTQQMAGTEILRVANLNNMEVEVDVNENDIVKIKVGDEANVEVDAYLKKQFKGVVTSISNSASSALTADQVTNFKVKVRILKESYQDLLEGKPSTYSPFRPGMTATVDIITNTKSNILTVPISSVVVKSDTAAVKEIKVEDPNEEKSKPKSDKKFECVFVKVGNKAKIRVIKTGIQDDTNIEVLSGLKKGDVVITGPYTTVSKELNSGDKVSLKTDNAKEGKK; translated from the coding sequence ATGTCTAAGAAAACTATTTATATACTTTTAGCCGTTGCCGTTGTCTTAATAGGAACCTTAATAGGGCTTTCCAAATCGGGAGTAATTGGAAATAAAGATAAAGGAACCGAAATTGAAATTGCCAATGTGGCAGCATCTACCATTGTAGAAACCGTTTCTGCTACTGGAAAAATTCAACCCGAAATTGAAGTAAAAATATCTTCTGAAGTGTCGGGAGAAATCATTGCTTTGAATGTAAAAGAAGGACAAGTTGTAAAAAAAGGAGATTTATTGGTTAAAATAAATCCTGATTTGTATACTTCTGGATACAACAGAACTGTATCTAATTTATCAGGAAGTAAAGCGGTTTTAAATCAATCAGAAGCCTCATTTAAAGAAGCCAAAGCGAATTACGATCGAAACAAATCGTTGTACGATAAAGGGATTATTTCTAGAGCAGATTGGGACAAAGCTATCGCTTCTTTTGAAGTGGCCAAAGCCAACAAACAAAATGCGTTTTACAATGTGCAAAGTGCTTCAGCAACGGTATTGGAGGCCAAAGACAACTTAGGTAGAACGACTATTTATGCTCCTGCAGACGGTACAATTTCTGTGCTGAATGTAGAGTTAGGAGAACGCGTTTTAGGTACACAACAAATGGCTGGAACTGAGATTTTACGCGTTGCCAATTTGAACAATATGGAGGTTGAAGTAGATGTAAATGAAAATGATATTGTTAAGATAAAAGTAGGTGATGAAGCGAACGTAGAAGTAGACGCCTATTTGAAAAAGCAATTCAAAGGGGTAGTAACTAGTATTTCAAATTCGGCGAGTTCGGCTTTAACTGCTGATCAAGTAACTAATTTTAAAGTTAAAGTTAGAATTTTGAAAGAATCTTATCAGGATTTATTAGAAGGTAAGCCAAGTACTTATTCTCCTTTTAGACCAGGAATGACTGCGACTGTCGATATTATTACCAATACTAAATCGAATATTTTGACTGTGCCGATCAGCTCAGTTGTGGTAAAATCTGATACTGCAGCTGTAAAAGAAATTAAAGTAGAGGACCCTAACGAAGAGAAATCAAAACCGAAAAGCGATAAAAAATTCGAATGTGTTTTTGTGAAAGTTGGTAATAAAGCAAAAATTAGAGTGATTAAAACCGGTATACAAGATGATACTAATATTGAAGTTTTATCAGGATTGAAAAAGGGAGATGTAGTTATTACTGGGCCTTATACAACGGTTTCTAAAGAGCTCAATTCAGGGGATAAAGTCTCCTTGAAAACCGACAATGCAAAAGAAGGAAAGAAATAA
- a CDS encoding gamma carbonic anhydrase family protein — protein sequence MLIKAVNGKSPQIPDDCYVAENATIVGEVSFGESCSVWFNAVIRGDVNSISIGNKVNIQDGAVIHCTYQKHPTVIGNNVSIGHNAIVHGCTIHDNVLIGMGAIVMDNCVVESNAIVAAGSVITQNTVVPSGTIFAGVPAKKVKDIDQSDFAGEIERISNNYVMYSSWFKEEKEL from the coding sequence ATGTTGATTAAAGCTGTAAATGGAAAATCACCGCAAATTCCAGACGATTGTTATGTTGCTGAAAATGCAACTATAGTTGGTGAAGTTTCTTTTGGTGAATCTTGTAGTGTATGGTTTAATGCAGTAATAAGAGGAGATGTTAATTCAATTTCGATTGGAAATAAAGTCAATATTCAAGATGGAGCAGTAATACATTGTACTTACCAAAAGCATCCAACAGTAATTGGGAACAATGTCTCAATTGGTCATAATGCAATTGTTCATGGATGTACGATTCATGACAATGTTTTAATTGGGATGGGAGCTATCGTAATGGATAATTGTGTTGTCGAGAGCAATGCAATTGTAGCAGCTGGTTCTGTAATTACTCAAAATACAGTAGTACCTTCGGGGACAATTTTTGCTGGAGTTCCTGCAAAAAAAGTAAAAGATATCGATCAATCTGATTTTGCTGGCGAAATTGAACGTATCTCTAATAATTACGTGATGTACTCAAGCTGGTTTAAAGAGGAAAAAGAATTATAG
- a CDS encoding YtxH domain-containing protein, which yields MGVTSFFKNLFGSAKESASELAKEAESTFEEVKEAAAPHIDSAIKFADESLEKVKETTAPYLEKAEKLADETIDKVSTAAAPVIEKAEEYANQAKETISEYADKAETAIGDLVDQVKEKTSAATEKAAEDVTEKAEEIKKDVDDATK from the coding sequence ATGGGAGTAACATCATTTTTTAAAAATCTATTTGGATCAGCAAAAGAATCTGCATCAGAGTTAGCAAAAGAAGCAGAATCAACTTTTGAAGAAGTAAAAGAAGCCGCAGCGCCTCATATCGATAGTGCCATTAAGTTTGCAGATGAATCCTTAGAAAAGGTAAAAGAGACCACTGCACCATACCTTGAAAAAGCAGAAAAATTAGCTGACGAAACTATCGATAAAGTCAGCACGGCCGCTGCTCCAGTTATAGAAAAAGCAGAAGAATATGCCAATCAAGCCAAAGAAACCATCAGTGAATATGCAGACAAAGCTGAAACAGCGATAGGAGACTTGGTGGATCAAGTAAAAGAAAAAACTTCAGCAGCAACAGAGAAAGCCGCAGAAGATGTAACCGAAAAAGCAGAGGAAATTAAAAAAGACGTAGATGATGCTACAAAATAA
- a CDS encoding LytTR family DNA-binding domain-containing protein encodes MTKIKCVIIDDEPLGVELLQDFVSKIDYLELVTTFSNAIDALAKINTLPIDLIFLDIEMPHFNGIEFINALEKKPMIIFTTAYSNYAVEGFNLGAVDYLVKPIPFHRFLKSVSRAQQLFLPAQAPINQAPLSQPEVEHDFIFVRAEYENVKLNFDDILYIEGLKDYVKIYTTDKKFTLTLTSLIKLEGLLSPKGFARTHRSYIINIKHIKSIQKNKVMITDKRIPISEGYKNEFFQRINL; translated from the coding sequence ATGACAAAGATTAAATGCGTAATTATTGACGACGAACCTCTAGGAGTAGAATTACTTCAAGACTTTGTGTCGAAAATTGATTATTTAGAACTCGTAACCACGTTTTCAAACGCCATTGATGCTTTGGCCAAAATCAATACACTACCAATTGATTTGATTTTTTTGGATATAGAAATGCCTCATTTTAATGGAATTGAATTCATCAACGCATTAGAAAAAAAACCAATGATTATTTTCACAACCGCATATTCTAATTATGCAGTAGAAGGCTTTAATCTTGGCGCAGTTGATTATTTAGTAAAACCCATTCCGTTTCATCGTTTTTTAAAATCTGTTTCTCGAGCACAACAATTGTTCCTCCCAGCGCAAGCACCCATAAACCAAGCACCTCTATCACAACCAGAAGTAGAGCACGATTTTATATTTGTTAGAGCTGAATATGAGAATGTGAAATTAAACTTTGATGATATTTTATACATCGAAGGATTAAAGGATTATGTAAAAATTTACACTACCGATAAAAAGTTCACGTTGACACTAACGAGTTTAATAAAATTAGAAGGGTTGCTTTCTCCAAAAGGATTTGCGAGAACTCATCGTTCTTACATCATAAATATCAAACATATTAAATCCATCCAGAAAAATAAAGTAATGATTACTGACAAGCGAATTCCAATTAGTGAAGGCTATAAAAACGAGTTCTTTCAGCGTATCAATCTATAA